GCGCTTCATATAGGCCGTGGTGGTATTGAGAATGTCGTTGATCACAAGGTCGGGGCGCAGGGCAAGCACGGTGTCGGCCAGGTCTTCCTGCCCCTGACGCACGATCTTGTAATCCTTGCGGGCAATGCTTTCCACCGCCAGTTCGCTTTCGCGCGTGCAGACAAAGCTTACCCTGTGGTTGGAAATCTCGTGCGCCAGCATGAGCGCCCGGAACACGTGCCCCATGCCGATGGCGGGCCAGCCGGCCACCACAAAGACCACATGCCGCCGCTCCAGCAGGCGCTCGCAGATCCACCAGTCCTGATAGCCCTGAATTTCAATGGCCCTGTCGTTGAGAAAATAGGGGATGACGCGTCCCCGCCCCGATCCTTTGGGGTTTGCAAGGCAGGAAAGGCGCAGCATGATGAGCGCGCGACTTTCGACAACCAGCGTCTTTTCTTCATCCAGGGCGGCGTCGTCGTCCAACAGGCCCTCAAGCCCTTCGCCATGCATGTTCCAGATGCGCTGCCGCACGCTCTTGACGGTAACAAGGCTGTCTGCGTCGGCCTCGCGGTACTTTTTCCAGGCGTGTTCCACATCCACCCAGGTCAGCAGGGGGCAGGACGCGCGCAGAATGATGCAGTGCTCGTACTCTTGCGCCAGCTCATCCAGCAGCACGCGCATTTCGCTGACAATATCCAGCGACGTGAAGCGCAGATCCTTGTTACGGCGAAAGCCCACCCCTGCGCGCTCGCAGATGAGGGATATCTCCTGGCTGTCCGTGAGCACCACGATGTCTTCACCGGGCAGAACGCCCCGCGCCGTATTGATGGCCCGCTGCACCAACGTCACGCCTGCGAGTTTTTTCACCAGCTGGTCGGGTATGACGGCGTTTTTCTTGATGGCGGGGATGACAATGCAGCGTTCTTTCACGGTAAACCCTTATACAGCGGGCCGGTTTGAAAACATGTTTAACGCGGCCGGTTCGTTTGGGACGCTCGGCTGAATCCACGCCACGTTGTGGCGCGCTGCACTCTCGTGCAACGGTAGAGCATTTACACTTTTTCAAAGTTAACATGCTCTAAACCGGCGAAGCCCGTCTTTTGAAAAGCACGGCGTTACCGGGGATGGCTCATGGCGCAAAGGGCCGCCGGGGATGGCACAGGCCCCCCGGCAGCACCTTCACATATGGCACGACCAGGGACGAACCCCTTGGTCTCAACGGATTTTGGCCAGCACTTCGCGGGTAGACGCCAGCATATAGTCAAACTCTTCTTCCGACAGCCAGTGCTGGAAGGGGAAGGAAATCATGGTGTCAAAAAACAGGTCGGCATTGGGGCAGCAGGCTTCGCCCATGCCCTGCCGCCGGTAGTATTCGTACCTGTCCAGCGGAATATACTGCACAACGCACTTGACGCCTTTTTCATTGAACATGGCGCGCATGAAGCGGTCGCGGGCATCAACGCCGGAAGTCATGCGGGCCGCCAGCAGATGGTAGTTGTGGCGGCGGCTGTCTTCGCGGTGGAATTCCAGTTCGGGAAAATCCTTCAGGGCGTCGATGAAGGCCAGGGCGCGCGCACGCTTCTGGTCATTGATTTCATCAATGCGCTCCAGCAGTTTTGCGCCCAGGGCGCACTCCACTTCACCGAGGCAGTAATTGTTGGGCTGCACCATGCGACCGTCAATAAAGGGCATGTCCACATTGCCCATGGCGGGTTTCCAGTAGTCCGGGCGTTCAAAGTCAAAGGCGCAGTGCCCGTTGTGCCGCAGGGTGGGCACCATGGCCGCGAGCTTGGGGTCACGCACATACAGCATGCCGCCTTCGCCCAAGGTGGTGAGGTTTTTGTGCGAATGGAAGGAGAAGATGGCCATGTCGCCAAAGGCTCCGGCCTTGACGCCGCCAATCTCGGCCCCGATGGCCTGGGCCGCGTCCTCGATGAGGATCAGGCCACGCTCCTTGCACAGCGCGGCAATGGCGGGCATGTCCGCCACATAGCCATAAAGATGCACCACCACCACGGCTTTGGTGCGCGGGGTCAGCACACGCTCAATGCTTTCGGCCGTGGTCACGCGGGTGTGCAGGTCCACATCCGCCCAGACGAGCTTTGCGCCCTTTTTGACATACGGATAGGCCGAAGCCGTGAAGGTGTGGGAGGGGATGACCACCTCGTCGCCTTCATTGAACAGGCAGAGCTGCGCCGAAAGTTCCAGCGCGGAGCAGCCGTTCATGGTGGTAAAGCAGGTTCCCTGGGCAACGCCCTGATAGTCGGCGAACTTGCTTTCAAACTGGCGCATATAGTGCCCCTGGGTCAGGGGATCGGCATTGCGCATGGCCTCTACCACGACGGCGATTTCGTCTTCGGTGTAGCGGATGGCGCGGCCGCTGAAGTTGACTTTGATATCCATGAGACTCCTCACTGTGGAGTTTTGCGCTTGGAACGCGTCCCGGCGAGAGCATTTTCACTTTGAAGTTGCGCTAAAGTGGCTGACGGCGGCGGGGCCTAGAAAAACACTGATTAAAGAGCCTTCTGGAAACGCGCAGTTATTTCGTTTGGCAAGGCGCGATCTTTTTTTGAAGCAGGAGTGGACTCTTCCGTCCTCGACTGTTTCAAAAAAAGTGAAGCAAGTCCGCCAAGCGGAATAAATCAGCGTTTCCTTTGCCCCCTCGCCGCCAGCAGATGGCGTCAGTAGAGCATTTTCGCATTGAGAATATCCATTCTCAATGCTTCCAAGACGCCCACTTCGGCGCGTAACAGCGCAATAAATTACGCTTACGCCTCCGCGGCGGGCGTCTGCTCACACAGCCGCCAGAGCAATTTCAAAGTGAAATTGCTCTGGCGTTCAGATGCCAGCGCTGCGGCTACATCCTTTTAAAGCGCCCGATGACGTTTTCCTTGGTGAGGATATTTTTGAAATCCGGGCCAAGGCGGTTGGACAGCGGTTTTTCGTGCACGATGCTCGCCCCGTAGAGCGCGTCGTACTGGGCGTCGGTAAGGCCCTGACAGATGCCCTTGGGCAGATCAATGCCCTGGCGTTCCATCATGATCATGAATTCCTTGTAGTGCTCGGGATAGATGTCTTCCAGCACGGACAGGGCGTAACAGTTGGCTATGCCGTGGCGCATGTGCAGCACCATGCTGAGACCGGCGGAAAGGGGATGCACCACGCCCACAAATCCGGCGGCCATGCCGCCCAGGTAGGAGGCGATCATCATTTTTTCGCGGTTTTCCTCGCTCATCATGTCCTGCGAGAGGAAAACCTGCTTGCAAAGGTCGATGGCCTTGGCCGCCAGGGAATCCACCACCACGTTGCGGTACGAGCCGGTGATGCTCTCAAAGCAGTGCATGTAGGTGTCGATGCCCGTGTAAAAATACTGGTTGCGGGGCACGCTGGCCGTGAGGTCGGGGTCCATCAGCACCTGGTCGAACATGGTGAAGTCGCTGTTCATGCCCAGTTTGATGTTCTTTTCCTCATTGCAGATGATGCCCGTGCGCGAGGTTTCGGAGCCCGTGCCCGACAGGGTGGGCACCGCGATTTTGTAGGGCGCGGGGTTCTTGACCAGTTCCCATCCCTGGTAGTCTTCAGCCTTGCCGGGGTTATCGAGCAGGTTGCCAACGCACTTGCAGGTGTCAAGCACGCAGCCGCCTCCAAAGGCCACCAGGGTGCAGGGTTCCACGCCCTTCAGAAAGGCTTTCACCTGATCGGTGTAGCCGTCCACGCTGTCCGTGGTGGGTTCGCTGGCGGTGTCGATGTAGAGCAGCATGTCGCGGCTTTCCACAGGCAGTTTGCCCGCCAGATCCTTTCCCTGGAAGAACTTGTCCAGAAAAAAGACTGCAGGTCCAGCCACTGCCTTGCGGCGCACGGCCAAAAGATCTCCAAGCTGGCTCAGGCTGCCCTGGCCAATCATATAATACCCGACATTTTTTGCATTACGGAACATAGGTGTCCTCACAGTATGGCATAAGATTTCCGGGCCATACGCTATAGCCGCAGGTCTTGCAATAGCCGCTGTAAAGCGGCTTCCAGCGCGGACCAGCGGGGTTAAAAGACGGATTAGAGCATTTTAACTTTGAAAAAGCGTAAATGCTCTCACGCTGTACGAAAGTACAGCGCGCCACAACGTGGCGTGGATTCAGCCGAGCTTTAGCCGTTGCGACGAAGGAAGCTACGGATGCTTCAAGCGTTGTGACGCAGGCTTAAAGCGTTGTGACGCAGGAAACTACGCTTGAAGACAGCATGCGTAACGACACCGCTTGTTCCATACAATCGCTGTCG
This DNA window, taken from Desulfovibrio sp. 86, encodes the following:
- a CDS encoding cytidine 5'-phosphate N-acetylneuraminic acid synthetase; protein product: MKERCIVIPAIKKNAVIPDQLVKKLAGVTLVQRAINTARGVLPGEDIVVLTDSQEISLICERAGVGFRRNKDLRFTSLDIVSEMRVLLDELAQEYEHCIILRASCPLLTWVDVEHAWKKYREADADSLVTVKSVRQRIWNMHGEGLEGLLDDDAALDEEKTLVVESRALIMLRLSCLANPKGSGRGRVIPYFLNDRAIEIQGYQDWWICERLLERRHVVFVVAGWPAIGMGHVFRALMLAHEISNHRVSFVCTRESELAVESIARKDYKIVRQGQEDLADTVLALRPDLVINDILNTTTAYMKRLTNAGVRCVNFEDEGPGASLARLVVNALYEGKSTDRICCGPEFFCLRDEFVNAARNPFRSEVKTVLITFGGTDQHDCSRRVLDIIEPICRGYGIAIRLVAGPGYAHKEAMEAHLKKLDNPLVTFTWATNVMSRMMEGADLAICSAGRTVYELAHMCVPALVLATHEREARHTFARPRHGFAFVGIMDRVSDGRIRNTFLAMLKNPRRQRFWQRQSDMDFTVNKGRVVRRMLGLLNERPQEPEH
- a CDS encoding DegT/DnrJ/EryC1/StrS family aminotransferase, whose product is MDIKVNFSGRAIRYTEDEIAVVVEAMRNADPLTQGHYMRQFESKFADYQGVAQGTCFTTMNGCSALELSAQLCLFNEGDEVVIPSHTFTASAYPYVKKGAKLVWADVDLHTRVTTAESIERVLTPRTKAVVVVHLYGYVADMPAIAALCKERGLILIEDAAQAIGAEIGGVKAGAFGDMAIFSFHSHKNLTTLGEGGMLYVRDPKLAAMVPTLRHNGHCAFDFERPDYWKPAMGNVDMPFIDGRMVQPNNYCLGEVECALGAKLLERIDEINDQKRARALAFIDALKDFPELEFHREDSRRHNYHLLAARMTSGVDARDRFMRAMFNEKGVKCVVQYIPLDRYEYYRRQGMGEACCPNADLFFDTMISFPFQHWLSEEEFDYMLASTREVLAKIR
- a CDS encoding iron-containing alcohol dehydrogenase family protein translates to MFRNAKNVGYYMIGQGSLSQLGDLLAVRRKAVAGPAVFFLDKFFQGKDLAGKLPVESRDMLLYIDTASEPTTDSVDGYTDQVKAFLKGVEPCTLVAFGGGCVLDTCKCVGNLLDNPGKAEDYQGWELVKNPAPYKIAVPTLSGTGSETSRTGIICNEEKNIKLGMNSDFTMFDQVLMDPDLTASVPRNQYFYTGIDTYMHCFESITGSYRNVVVDSLAAKAIDLCKQVFLSQDMMSEENREKMMIASYLGGMAAGFVGVVHPLSAGLSMVLHMRHGIANCYALSVLEDIYPEHYKEFMIMMERQGIDLPKGICQGLTDAQYDALYGASIVHEKPLSNRLGPDFKNILTKENVIGRFKRM